Proteins co-encoded in one Sporosarcina sp. FSL K6-1522 genomic window:
- a CDS encoding TRAP transporter permease: protein MTTEPKQHEETEEFKMLTEEEQLEILQKYDPESNTRNVGGIFKKIVFFGLLAFSVFQLYTAIGTPFTAYVQRSIHLGFALALIFILFPARKKIGVKRNKVPFYDVILSLLSIGVGLYWPILIDDLVLRVGRVSTLDLIIGILAILLTLEAARRAVGLPITIIASTFLVYAFFGPYFPGFLAHRGQDLESLVQLMFFTTDGILGTPISVSATFIFVFLLFGSFLVKTGVGNYFNDLAVVLAGRLVGGPAKVAIFSSALQGTISGSSVANVVGSGSYTIPMMKKLGYKKEFAGGVEAAASTGGQIMPPIMGAAAFLMVEFIGGVTYWQIAKAAAIPALLYFTGVWIMTHFEAKRVGLKGMSEDQIPDRKETLKKIYLLLPILGIIVFLLIGIPTMKAALLGIVLTIVVSSFDKSTRLGFKDMIHALVDGARTALAVAAATACAGIIVGVVVKTGLGLSLATGLISAAGGNIFLTLFFTMLAAIVLGMGSPTTANYVITSTIAAPAIITLLMLDTPDATVPIVVAVSAHLFVFYFGIIADITPPVALAAFAAAGISGGDPIKTGVTSAKLAIAAFIIPYMFVFNPALLMMGASIPEILWVVMTAIVGMIAIGAGMIGYWYRKCNWLERLLAVGTGLLLIYPETITDIVGLVLFVALVAVQWMTRNKDNEDEEVVVAS from the coding sequence ATGACAACAGAACCAAAGCAGCATGAGGAAACAGAGGAATTCAAGATGCTTACGGAAGAAGAACAGTTAGAGATTCTTCAAAAGTATGACCCGGAATCGAATACACGCAATGTGGGCGGTATTTTTAAGAAGATTGTCTTTTTTGGTTTACTAGCATTTTCGGTCTTTCAATTATATACGGCGATAGGTACTCCCTTTACCGCGTATGTCCAACGTTCTATTCACTTAGGATTTGCATTAGCACTTATCTTCATATTATTCCCGGCAAGGAAGAAGATTGGCGTCAAACGCAATAAGGTACCCTTCTATGATGTGATTTTGTCACTACTCTCGATAGGTGTAGGTCTATATTGGCCGATACTCATCGATGATCTTGTGTTACGGGTAGGGAGAGTTTCGACGCTAGATCTCATCATTGGGATTTTAGCCATATTACTCACGTTAGAAGCAGCGAGACGAGCGGTTGGCTTGCCGATTACGATTATTGCAAGCACATTTTTGGTCTATGCATTTTTCGGGCCATACTTTCCCGGGTTCCTTGCGCATCGTGGGCAGGACCTTGAAAGCCTCGTTCAATTGATGTTCTTTACAACAGATGGAATATTAGGGACACCGATTAGTGTATCCGCAACGTTCATCTTCGTGTTCTTATTATTTGGATCTTTCTTGGTGAAAACGGGTGTCGGTAACTATTTCAACGATCTTGCGGTTGTGTTAGCGGGGCGATTAGTCGGAGGCCCTGCAAAGGTCGCCATTTTCTCAAGTGCCTTACAAGGGACGATTTCAGGAAGCTCTGTTGCCAACGTTGTGGGGTCAGGTTCTTATACGATTCCCATGATGAAAAAGTTGGGCTATAAAAAGGAGTTTGCCGGTGGGGTTGAAGCTGCTGCGTCGACTGGTGGGCAAATTATGCCACCGATTATGGGGGCTGCTGCCTTCCTGATGGTTGAATTCATTGGCGGCGTAACGTATTGGCAAATTGCGAAAGCAGCTGCTATTCCAGCACTTTTATATTTTACAGGTGTTTGGATTATGACGCATTTTGAAGCGAAGCGTGTTGGGCTAAAAGGGATGTCGGAAGATCAAATCCCTGATCGCAAAGAAACACTGAAGAAAATCTATTTACTATTGCCGATACTCGGGATTATTGTCTTCCTCTTAATCGGTATTCCAACAATGAAAGCTGCACTGTTGGGGATTGTATTAACAATTGTTGTCAGTTCGTTTGACAAGTCAACGCGTCTTGGTTTCAAAGATATGATTCATGCATTGGTTGACGGAGCGCGTACAGCACTCGCTGTTGCTGCAGCGACGGCATGCGCGGGGATTATTGTTGGGGTTGTTGTTAAGACGGGGTTAGGCTTGAGCTTAGCAACAGGGTTGATTTCGGCTGCTGGCGGAAATATCTTCCTTACATTGTTCTTTACAATGCTTGCGGCAATTGTGCTTGGTATGGGTTCACCGACAACAGCGAACTATGTTATCACGTCAACAATTGCTGCACCAGCAATTATTACATTGCTGATGTTGGATACGCCAGATGCAACGGTGCCAATCGTTGTAGCAGTATCGGCGCATCTATTTGTGTTCTATTTTGGGATTATTGCAGACATTACACCGCCGGTTGCACTTGCTGCTTTTGCGGCAGCAGGGATATCTGGTGGGGATCCCATCAAAACGGGTGTTACGTCGGCAAAGCTTGCCATTGCGGCATTTATAATTCCGTATATGTTCGTATTCAATCCAGCCCTGTTAATGATGGGTGCCTCGATACCAGAAATCCTATGGGTTGTGATGACAGCCATTGTCGGCATGATTGCCATTGGTGCCGGTATGATTGGCTATTGGTACCGCAAGTGCAATTGGCTTGAGCGCTTGTTAGCAGTAGGCACAGGGTTACTCTTAATCTACCCAGAGACGATTACAGATATTGTAGGACTTGTACTATTCGTTGCATTGGTTGCGGTTCAATGGATGACGCGTAACAAAGATAACGAAGATGAAGAAGTAGTTGTAGCGTCTTAA
- a CDS encoding DUF1850 domain-containing protein produces MNRKIVVPPILFIAFVGLIIFFIPMKEAFTFTEHRTENPKVYYLPLESERGFQIRYVHSIHLSDVFETYEVTANQKIQLLSMQYEDLAIGLPGSAEEGETFSFQDGLYTLTYEDNVIDSFVLLIGDVDADLAFRYLNKEINLKQQLERGKSYAFSVTKLSYYQMLRGGNLNDNRTKAA; encoded by the coding sequence ATGAACAGGAAAATAGTCGTTCCGCCCATTCTGTTTATAGCGTTTGTAGGGCTAATCATCTTTTTTATACCCATGAAAGAGGCATTTACTTTCACAGAACATCGAACAGAAAATCCTAAGGTTTATTATCTGCCACTTGAAAGTGAACGTGGATTCCAGATAAGATACGTGCATTCCATTCATTTGTCGGATGTCTTTGAGACTTATGAAGTGACGGCTAATCAAAAAATCCAGCTATTATCCATGCAATATGAAGATTTAGCAATCGGTTTACCAGGCTCGGCAGAAGAAGGAGAAACGTTTTCTTTTCAAGATGGTTTGTATACGCTTACATATGAAGATAATGTCATTGATTCATTTGTCTTATTAATCGGTGATGTCGATGCCGATTTAGCTTTTCGTTATTTGAATAAGGAAATAAATTTGAAACAGCAATTGGAAAGAGGAAAGTCGTACGCATTTAGTGTAACGAAATTGTCCTACTATCAAATGCTGAGAGGGGGAAACTTGAATGACAACAGAACCAAAGCAGCATGA
- a CDS encoding TAXI family TRAP transporter solute-binding subunit: MQKKKLRLFAFMTIIALLVLSACGSGDKGGSTGSEKEPADTGEKKEQEYKFLSILTGGTQGTYYPLGGSFAEFIGEETGIKTTAEVSQASAANMTSLKDGDAEIAFVQTDIAYYASKGELMFDGDVIDNVSAIGALYPETVQLITLDKSGIKTYEDLKGKKVSVGAPGSGTYANAEQLLEIHGLTMDDIKPQSLDFGESQESLQAGQIDAAFITAGTPTGAVEGLNAVAKVFVVPVEDDKADALIAKYPYYAKEIIPAGTYGLAAETPAVSVGAMLAIQNDIPEELGYQITKAIYDNASKLQHAKGKLIQAEKGLDGIGIPVHPGAQKYFDEVNGK, translated from the coding sequence ATGCAGAAAAAGAAATTACGTTTGTTCGCATTCATGACGATTATCGCATTACTCGTACTATCGGCTTGTGGTTCAGGCGATAAAGGCGGTAGCACGGGTTCAGAAAAAGAACCTGCTGATACGGGAGAAAAAAAAGAACAAGAATACAAATTCCTTAGTATTTTAACAGGTGGAACACAAGGAACGTATTACCCACTAGGAGGGTCTTTTGCTGAGTTTATCGGCGAGGAGACGGGCATTAAAACAACGGCAGAAGTATCACAGGCATCTGCTGCAAACATGACTTCATTGAAGGATGGAGATGCGGAAATCGCATTTGTTCAAACAGACATCGCATATTATGCTTCAAAAGGTGAGTTGATGTTTGACGGTGATGTAATTGATAATGTATCGGCAATCGGTGCGCTGTACCCTGAAACGGTTCAACTGATTACACTAGATAAGAGCGGTATTAAAACATACGAAGATTTAAAAGGTAAAAAAGTTTCCGTAGGTGCGCCTGGATCAGGTACGTATGCGAATGCGGAGCAGTTGCTAGAAATTCATGGCCTAACAATGGATGATATTAAGCCACAGAGCCTTGATTTTGGAGAGTCACAAGAAAGTCTGCAAGCGGGTCAAATCGATGCAGCATTCATCACAGCAGGTACACCAACAGGTGCTGTTGAAGGATTGAACGCAGTGGCAAAAGTCTTTGTTGTACCAGTTGAAGACGACAAAGCAGACGCATTGATTGCAAAATACCCGTACTATGCAAAAGAAATCATTCCAGCAGGTACGTACGGTTTGGCAGCAGAGACACCAGCAGTTTCTGTAGGTGCAATGCTAGCAATCCAAAACGATATACCGGAAGAGCTTGGTTACCAAATTACAAAAGCGATTTATGATAATGCATCTAAACTTCAACATGCAAAAGGGAAGTTAATTCAGGCTGAAAAAGGTCTGGATGGGATCGGTATTCCGGTTCACCCTGGTGCACAAAAATATTTTGATGAAGTGAATGGCAAGTAA
- a CDS encoding phosphatidylglycerophosphatase A → MFDQNKIVHSKVVTEAAKAALQRRGVTIEAIAEIVFELQIPYNKGLEMAHCIESVEGVLRKRELQHAILVGIELDELAEQGKLSAPLQQIVESDEGLFGVDETIALGAVFTYGSIAVTTFGHLDKNKTGIINELDTKTGKGIHTFLDDLVASVAACAASRIAHRTRDLEEAGETFEDIAPDETMPETKIKGAQI, encoded by the coding sequence ATGTTTGATCAGAATAAGATTGTCCATTCTAAAGTGGTGACGGAAGCGGCAAAAGCAGCATTGCAAAGGCGTGGTGTCACAATCGAAGCGATTGCTGAGATTGTTTTTGAATTGCAAATTCCATATAATAAAGGGCTTGAAATGGCGCACTGTATCGAATCCGTTGAAGGGGTACTTCGAAAACGTGAATTGCAGCATGCGATTCTTGTTGGTATAGAGTTGGATGAGCTTGCGGAACAAGGTAAATTATCAGCACCACTTCAACAAATTGTCGAGTCAGATGAGGGCTTATTTGGCGTAGATGAAACGATTGCACTCGGTGCTGTATTTACATATGGTTCCATTGCGGTTACAACATTTGGCCATCTCGATAAAAATAAAACGGGGATTATTAACGAACTTGACACGAAGACTGGTAAAGGTATTCATACGTTCTTAGATGATCTTGTTGCAAGCGTTGCAGCATGTGCAGCATCTAGAATTGCGCACAGAACACGTGATTTAGAAGAAGCGGGCGAAACATTTGAAGACATTGCGCCTGACGAGACAATGCCGGAGACGAAAATAAAAGGTGCCCAAATTTAA
- a CDS encoding esterase family protein produces MKYGKIEDITIYSQELDEEMQLLIHLPHQYSPLYKYSVLIASDGKDYFQYGRIGRVVDELRDAEEIEDVIVVGVPYKSVKERRRMYHPDGDRHEAYIRFLAHELVPYIDANYPTYQVGAGRGLIGDSLAATISLLAAAKYPNIFGKVILHSPYVNDYVLKTVEAVKDPSCFSIYHVIGEGENEVKTTVDGIQDFLTPNRSLNDVLERKGFPYFYEEFKGDHTWKHWQPDVPRAILMTYGH; encoded by the coding sequence ATGAAGTATGGAAAAATCGAAGATATTACAATTTACAGCCAAGAACTTGATGAAGAAATGCAATTGTTAATTCACTTACCTCATCAATATTCCCCACTCTATAAATATTCAGTCCTAATTGCATCTGATGGCAAAGATTATTTCCAATATGGACGCATCGGACGGGTTGTTGATGAATTACGCGATGCCGAAGAAATTGAAGATGTCATTGTTGTCGGTGTTCCTTATAAAAGTGTCAAAGAACGCAGACGCATGTATCATCCAGATGGCGATCGCCATGAAGCGTATATCCGCTTCCTTGCACACGAACTCGTTCCTTATATCGACGCCAATTATCCAACCTATCAAGTGGGAGCAGGTAGAGGGCTTATTGGTGACTCATTGGCGGCAACCATTTCACTGCTCGCTGCCGCTAAATATCCTAATATATTCGGGAAAGTCATCCTTCATTCTCCTTATGTCAACGATTATGTGCTGAAAACCGTGGAAGCTGTAAAAGATCCTTCCTGTTTTTCCATCTACCATGTAATTGGTGAAGGGGAAAACGAAGTCAAAACAACGGTGGATGGCATACAGGACTTTTTGACGCCAAATCGCTCTTTAAACGATGTACTCGAAAGAAAGGGCTTCCCTTATTTCTATGAAGAATTCAAAGGAGACCATACGTGGAAACATTGGCAACCCGATGTTCCGCGGGCAATTCTTATGACGTACGGTCATTAA
- a CDS encoding YjcG family protein, whose protein sequence is MKFGIVAFPSKKLQDLANAYRKRYDPHYALITPHMTVKGVFEANDQEIKEVAKAIKEVTNKHQPFELNVSKVGTFAPITNTIYFKATPNEELLALHKDLNHNFFGKEPEFAFVPHITIAQKLTSGEHDDIIGQLKMVGVDHTETIDRLHLLYQLEDGSWTVFETFRLDEDN, encoded by the coding sequence ATGAAATTTGGTATTGTTGCATTCCCTTCAAAAAAACTTCAAGATCTTGCGAACGCTTATCGGAAACGGTACGACCCACATTACGCATTAATTACGCCGCATATGACGGTTAAAGGCGTATTCGAAGCTAACGATCAAGAGATTAAAGAAGTAGCTAAGGCGATTAAAGAAGTCACAAACAAGCATCAGCCATTTGAGCTAAACGTGTCAAAGGTAGGCACATTTGCACCTATCACGAACACGATTTACTTTAAAGCAACTCCAAATGAGGAATTACTTGCATTGCATAAAGACCTTAATCATAATTTCTTTGGCAAAGAACCCGAGTTTGCCTTTGTCCCACACATTACAATCGCTCAAAAACTGACTTCTGGTGAGCACGATGATATTATCGGCCAACTTAAAATGGTCGGTGTCGATCACACTGAAACGATTGACCGCCTTCACCTGCTCTACCAACTTGAAGATGGCTCTTGGACGGTATTTGAAACATTCCGCCTAGACGAGGATAATTAA
- a CDS encoding GNAT family N-acetyltransferase, with product MFTVKIATSDHERENAFSVRRKVFVEEQGVPLTLELDEWDSTAIHFVVYSDETPIGAGRLREINDGIGKVERVCVLEEYRGKHLGNLIMQALEEHAQQNNFKKIVLNAQVQAIIFYEKLGYSITSPEFMDADIPHRTMEKRMQN from the coding sequence TTGTTCACAGTTAAAATTGCGACTTCTGACCATGAACGGGAAAATGCATTTTCTGTCAGAAGGAAAGTATTTGTGGAAGAACAAGGTGTACCACTCACGCTTGAACTGGACGAATGGGATAGCACAGCAATCCATTTTGTCGTCTATTCAGACGAAACACCTATTGGTGCAGGTCGCCTTCGAGAAATCAATGATGGCATTGGTAAAGTCGAACGTGTTTGTGTGTTAGAAGAATATCGTGGAAAACATCTTGGTAATCTAATAATGCAAGCACTTGAAGAACATGCACAACAGAACAATTTCAAAAAAATCGTTTTAAATGCACAGGTACAGGCAATCATTTTCTATGAAAAGCTTGGTTATTCCATTACTTCACCAGAATTTATGGACGCAGACATTCCCCATCGCACGATGGAAAAGCGTATGCAAAACTAA
- a CDS encoding stage VI sporulation protein F: protein MNDSFFRKIESKTGVPMEEVFALANAIQFADFSDERQVRKIIRKVGKLARKDVPQHTEDELVRSIVSGGTAVNIKDIQDMLGS from the coding sequence ATGAATGATTCATTTTTCCGGAAAATCGAATCAAAAACAGGTGTCCCGATGGAAGAGGTATTTGCATTAGCGAATGCGATCCAATTTGCGGATTTCAGCGATGAGCGGCAAGTGAGGAAGATTATACGGAAGGTTGGAAAGTTGGCTCGAAAGGATGTCCCCCAACATACAGAAGACGAGTTAGTTCGTTCAATTGTATCGGGTGGCACGGCCGTGAATATAAAAGATATTCAGGATATGTTGGGTAGTTGA
- a CDS encoding YjcZ family sporulation protein — MYGGCSPYGWGGFDGGCYGGRGNNYGGSTFVLIVVLFILLIIVGKSFV; from the coding sequence ATGTACGGAGGATGTAGTCCTTACGGATGGGGTGGCTTTGACGGTGGATGTTATGGCGGAAGAGGCAATAATTACGGTGGCTCAACATTCGTTCTTATAGTTGTTCTCTTCATCTTGCTCATTATTGTGGGCAAAAGTTTCGTATAA
- the spoVAE gene encoding stage V sporulation protein AE translates to MISIFVTAFIVGGLICVVGQLLFDVAKLTPAHTLCLLVVIGSVLDGFGLYEPLIDFAGAGATIPIMSFGNSLTHGAMAEAEKHGFIGVLTGMFEVTSSGISSAILFGFIASLIFKAKGKI, encoded by the coding sequence ATGATTTCAATTTTCGTGACAGCATTTATTGTAGGCGGCTTGATATGTGTCGTTGGGCAATTATTGTTTGACGTTGCCAAACTAACGCCGGCACATACATTATGTTTATTAGTCGTCATTGGATCGGTCTTAGATGGGTTTGGCTTGTACGAGCCACTTATTGACTTTGCCGGTGCGGGTGCAACAATTCCGATTATGTCATTCGGTAATTCATTGACACATGGTGCAATGGCGGAGGCAGAAAAGCATGGCTTTATCGGTGTGTTGACAGGGATGTTTGAAGTGACAAGCTCAGGGATTAGCTCGGCAATCTTGTTTGGCTTTATCGCTTCGCTCATTTTTAAAGCAAAGGGAAAAATCTAA
- a CDS encoding stage V sporulation protein AD, translating to MVARGLLTFNTTPSIAATGITAGPVEKKSPFKEGFDKIYDDERCGLKTNEHAHAKMIEDACMIALSKVDATPSDADVLLIGDLVNQMTPSNFSATTLGIPYLGMFSACATSVSSLLMAAVLTEMGMSTCAIAGAASQHNAVERQFRYPVEYGAQKPETAQWTVTAAGMAVVTPYQKGFPSIERATIGSPVDLGMTDPLNMGAAMAPAAADTLARHLSGHQTVASDYDCIITGDLGKTGFELYKTLAGNQGIDIGENFRDAGVEFYGEDPLFFAGASGAGCSAALFFSTIYTKMMAGDYKRVLLIATGALLSPMSFQQGDTIPCIAHAVELTMK from the coding sequence ATGGTAGCGCGCGGGCTTCTGACGTTCAATACAACGCCATCGATTGCCGCTACAGGGATAACGGCAGGTCCTGTGGAAAAGAAAAGCCCGTTTAAAGAAGGATTCGATAAAATCTATGATGACGAACGCTGTGGTTTAAAGACAAACGAACATGCACATGCAAAGATGATTGAGGACGCTTGTATGATTGCGCTTAGCAAAGTAGATGCTACGCCAAGTGATGCGGATGTTTTATTGATAGGTGATCTTGTGAATCAAATGACACCTTCGAATTTTAGTGCGACGACATTAGGAATTCCATACCTGGGGATGTTTTCAGCTTGTGCAACCTCGGTCTCTTCGCTTCTAATGGCGGCAGTATTAACTGAGATGGGGATGTCTACATGTGCAATTGCAGGGGCAGCCAGTCAACATAATGCGGTTGAACGCCAATTCCGCTATCCTGTTGAATATGGTGCGCAGAAACCTGAAACAGCGCAGTGGACGGTTACGGCGGCAGGAATGGCGGTAGTGACTCCCTATCAAAAAGGATTTCCATCTATTGAACGGGCGACCATCGGCAGTCCAGTCGATCTTGGCATGACAGATCCGCTTAACATGGGGGCGGCAATGGCACCGGCAGCAGCAGATACGTTAGCTCGTCACTTATCGGGGCACCAAACAGTAGCTAGTGATTATGATTGCATTATCACTGGTGATCTTGGAAAAACAGGATTTGAATTGTATAAAACATTAGCAGGGAACCAAGGAATCGATATAGGGGAAAACTTCCGCGATGCGGGTGTAGAGTTCTATGGAGAGGATCCGTTATTTTTTGCAGGTGCTAGCGGTGCAGGCTGCTCGGCGGCACTATTTTTCAGCACAATCTATACAAAAATGATGGCAGGAGACTACAAGCGAGTTCTCCTGATTGCGACAGGTGCATTACTATCACCGATGTCATTCCAACAAGGAGATACAATTCCATGTATCGCGCATGCGGTTGAACTAACGATGAAATGA
- the spoVAC gene encoding stage V sporulation protein AC: MNEKKYAKLEQEISPKTPLLRNLLTAFLTGGTICLIGQFVSVFYMTYFDFTERTASNPTVATMIFFAMLLTGFGYYKKIGQFGGAGAAVPITGFSNAVVSAAIEHKSEGYVLGVGGNMFKLAGSVILYGVFSAFVVALIKTILVKFGVVSW; this comes from the coding sequence ATGAATGAAAAAAAATATGCAAAACTCGAACAAGAAATTTCTCCGAAAACGCCGTTATTACGCAATCTATTGACTGCTTTTTTAACAGGTGGCACCATTTGTCTCATCGGTCAGTTTGTTTCGGTTTTTTATATGACGTATTTTGATTTTACGGAACGGACTGCCAGTAATCCGACGGTTGCGACGATGATTTTTTTCGCAATGTTACTAACGGGTTTTGGCTACTATAAGAAAATTGGTCAATTCGGAGGGGCAGGTGCGGCGGTGCCTATCACAGGATTTAGTAATGCGGTCGTGTCGGCTGCAATTGAGCATAAATCGGAAGGCTATGTCCTTGGAGTTGGCGGCAATATGTTTAAACTTGCAGGTTCGGTCATTCTATATGGCGTTTTTTCCGCATTTGTCGTCGCCCTTATTAAAACAATTCTTGTAAAGTTTGGTGTTGTATCATGGTAG
- a CDS encoding CotY/CotZ family spore coat protein yields the protein MGCGCGRNENVADARRHENCICEVVRAIRRIQDIRDDRDCDDCRTDCFLAPLGSLVNPSRQRANTRVFMLMNEEGDPFKAMFNPRRRHHHHHHNSGNEQNHEKDCHNSCFSVFFRVQNVFDNCCATLQVLEPRNRRGERVNLFKHGKLDFDAICEVERFEATGSCVTVDLKCFCAVQCIKDVFIDCDED from the coding sequence ATGGGATGTGGATGTGGAAGAAATGAGAATGTGGCAGATGCACGCCGCCACGAAAATTGTATTTGTGAAGTCGTTCGCGCGATTCGACGGATACAGGATATTCGGGATGACCGAGATTGCGATGATTGCAGAACAGATTGCTTCTTAGCTCCACTCGGTAGCCTTGTCAACCCTTCACGTCAACGTGCGAATACACGCGTATTCATGTTGATGAACGAGGAAGGCGATCCATTCAAAGCAATGTTCAACCCACGTAGAAGACACCATCACCATCATCACAATAGTGGTAACGAACAAAATCATGAAAAAGACTGTCATAATAGCTGCTTCTCTGTTTTCTTTAGAGTACAAAATGTCTTCGATAACTGCTGTGCAACTTTGCAAGTACTTGAACCACGTAACAGAAGAGGCGAACGTGTCAACCTCTTCAAGCATGGCAAACTCGATTTTGACGCAATCTGTGAAGTAGAACGTTTTGAGGCAACAGGTTCATGTGTTACAGTTGACCTGAAATGCTTCTGTGCTGTTCAATGTATTAAAGATGTTTTTATTGACTGTGACGAAGATTAA
- the mgtE gene encoding magnesium transporter, with product MTTNEEYKEEIIFDEEKLTETLVQKNIKAFRDEYLLLHPYDRATFYEKVGIDLRKTMYYYLSPKELAEIFETSEIDENEYKEFLQEMDTTYAADMISYMFVDNAVDVLKELDKSQAVSYLTLMDKAAAAEIKALLHYEEYTAGSIMTTEYVTVPQNSTVRSAMTILRNEAPKAETIYYVFVVDDDNRLTGVVSLRDLIIAHEDTLISSIMSERVVNVLVSEDQEEVARMIKDYNFLAVPVVDFQQHILGIITVDDIIDVLEEEASDDYSKLAAVSNMDTFDKNSLSAAKKRLPWLLILLVLGMLTANLIDLFTETISKVALLAAFIPLIAGTAGNSGTQALAVAVRGIATRDVEDESKFKLLLREAGTGLITGLLCAIFVVGLIYFWKHEFIIGLLVGAAILVSIFVATISGSFIPLFMHKLKIDPAVASGPFITTLNDVISIIIYLGLATVFIGDL from the coding sequence ATGACTACAAACGAAGAATACAAAGAAGAAATCATTTTTGACGAAGAGAAATTAACGGAGACGCTTGTTCAAAAAAACATCAAAGCTTTCCGTGATGAATATTTACTTCTTCACCCCTATGATCGGGCTACATTTTATGAAAAAGTCGGGATAGACCTTCGCAAAACGATGTATTATTATTTATCGCCGAAAGAACTTGCCGAAATTTTCGAGACAAGTGAAATCGATGAAAATGAATACAAAGAGTTCCTTCAGGAGATGGACACGACGTATGCTGCAGACATGATTTCCTATATGTTTGTGGATAACGCGGTAGATGTCCTGAAGGAACTTGATAAATCGCAAGCGGTTAGTTATTTGACGTTAATGGACAAAGCGGCGGCAGCTGAAATTAAAGCCCTTCTCCATTATGAAGAATATACAGCTGGGTCCATTATGACAACAGAATACGTAACGGTTCCACAGAATTCAACTGTGCGATCAGCAATGACAATTTTGCGCAATGAAGCGCCAAAAGCTGAAACGATCTATTATGTGTTTGTCGTTGATGACGATAACCGTTTGACAGGCGTTGTGTCATTACGGGATCTCATTATTGCGCATGAAGATACGCTAATTAGTTCGATTATGAGTGAACGGGTTGTCAATGTGCTCGTATCAGAAGATCAGGAAGAAGTCGCACGTATGATCAAAGACTATAACTTCTTGGCTGTACCAGTTGTGGATTTCCAACAGCATATTCTTGGGATTATTACCGTCGACGATATTATCGATGTTCTCGAAGAAGAAGCTTCGGATGACTACTCAAAACTTGCCGCTGTTTCTAATATGGACACATTTGATAAAAATTCCTTGTCAGCAGCAAAGAAAAGATTACCATGGTTGCTGATTTTATTAGTGCTCGGTATGTTGACTGCTAATCTGATTGATTTATTTACAGAGACCATTTCCAAAGTGGCGCTACTCGCAGCGTTTATTCCGCTAATTGCAGGGACTGCTGGGAACAGTGGGACACAAGCGTTGGCGGTTGCGGTACGTGGTATTGCAACGCGTGATGTTGAAGATGAAAGTAAATTTAAGCTGTTGTTGCGAGAAGCGGGAACGGGCTTGATTACCGGGTTACTTTGCGCCATTTTTGTAGTCGGTCTCATTTATTTCTGGAAGCATGAATTTATTATTGGTCTACTTGTAGGAGCTGCTATTCTCGTCTCCATTTTTGTGGCAACCATTTCGGGGTCTTTCATCCCTTTATTTATGCACAAATTGAAAATTGACCCTGCGGTTGCGTCGGGTCCGTTTATTACAACGTTGAATGACGTGATTAGTATTATTATTTATCTTGGCCTTGCAACGGTTTTCATCGGTGATCTATAG